The following are encoded together in the Zingiber officinale cultivar Zhangliang chromosome 8A, Zo_v1.1, whole genome shotgun sequence genome:
- the LOC122011110 gene encoding serine carboxypeptidase II-3-like, producing MKPSFSCLFLLLLCFLHCVASGAVRQRDALNKFYFNNGAGRSSSSSSSSSSWASILLSVSGMKSKVYDNSRLKEGDKVVRLPGQPEGVNFDQYAGYVTVDRANEWALFYYFAEAAENSGSKPIVLWLNGGPGCSSLGYGAMEELGPFRVMSDGKTLYRNPYAWNEVANVLFLESPAGVGFSYSNTTSNYARSGDRRTATDALVFLINWFERFPEYKGRDFFITGESYAGHYVPQLAHAILNNKDRLINLKGIAIGNAVINKETDSKGTFDYFWTHALIADETIRTIHKFCNFSSDAPWTAPECDRAIDEANLAVEELDVYNIYAPLCFSSGVTLTPKSPSIENFDPCTSNYVEAYLNNLEVQKALHANITKLNYTWSGCSQVIPSWSDQPPTMLPIIHELLSNGIRVLKYSGDFDGVVPVTSTRYSLKKLKLKVKAPWRAWMLNSEVGGYTMVYDNNLTFTTVRGAGHEVPSYQPARALEMIKSFLQGLHLPAI from the exons ATGAAGCCAAGTTTCAGttgtctcttcctcctcctcctctgtttCTTACACTGCGTGGCTTCCGGCGCGGTGAGGCAGAGAGATGCGCTGAACAAGTTCTACTTTAACAACGGAGCAGGGaggtcttcttcttcatcttcttcttcttcttcatgggcGAGCATTCTTCTTTCGGTATCCGGCATGAAGTCGAAGGTCTACGACAATAGCAGGCTGAAGGAGGGGGACAAGGTTGTTCGGTTGCCTGGCCAGCCAGAAGGGGTGAATTTCGATCAGTACGCTGGGTATGTCACAGTCGACAGAGCCAACGAATGGGCTCTGTTTTACTACTTTGCCGAGGCTGCCGAGAACAGCGGGTCGAAGCCTATTGTGCTCTGGCTCAATGGAG GGCCGGGGTGTTCGTCACTGGGGTACGGCGCCATGGAGGAGCTTGGGCCGTTTCGGGTCATGAGCGACGGAAAAACTCTGTACAGGAATCCCTACGCTTGGAACGAAG TGGCGAACGTCTTGTTCCTAGAGAGCCCCGCCGGTGTCGGCTTCTCCTACTCCAACACCACGTCGAACTACGCCAGGAGTGGAGACCGTAGGACGGCAACCGACGCGCTGGTTTTCCTCATCAATTGGTTCGAGCGGTTCCCGGAGTATAAGGGGAGGGACTTCTTCATCACCGGCGAGAGCTACGCCGGTCACTACGTCCCCCAGCTCGCCCACGCCATACTCAACAACAAAGATCGCCTCATCAACCTCAAAGGCATCGCG ATCGGGAACGCGGTGATCAACAAGGAGACGGATAGCAAGGGGACGTTTGACTACTTCTGGACGCACGCGTTAATCGCCGATGAGACCATCCGCACGATCCATAAGTTCTGCAATTTCTCGTCGGACGCCCCGTGGACGGCTCCAGAGTGCGACAGGGCAATCGACGAGGCCAACCTTGCCGTGGAGGAGTTGGACGTCTACAACATATACGCGCCGctatgcttctcgtcgggcgTGACGCTGACTCCAAAATCGCCCTCG ATTGAGAATTTTGATCCTTGTACTTCTAATTACGTGGAGGCATACCTTAACAATCTTGAGGTACAGAAAGCTCTACATGCCAATATCACAAAGCTCAATTACACATGGTCTGGTTGTAG CCAAGTGATACCTAGTTGGTCAGATCAGCCTCCCACAATGTTACCAATTATTCACGAATTATTATCTAATGGGATTAGAGTTTTAAAATACAG TGGTGACTTTGATGGAGTAGTTCCTGTTACTTCCACAAGATACTCTCTCAAGAAGCTAAAGCTTAAAGTGAAGGCTCCATGGAGAGCTTGGATGCTTAACAGTGAG GTTGGGGGATATACTATGGTGTATGATAACAATTTGACATTTACCACTGTTCGAGGAGCCGGACATGAAGTTCCAAGTTATCAGCCAGCTCGAGCTCTGGAGATGATCAAGAGTTTTCTTCAAGGGCTGCATCTACCTGCTAtttaa